The Acidobacteriota bacterium genome has a segment encoding these proteins:
- a CDS encoding isoprenylcysteine carboxylmethyltransferase family protein, giving the protein MRLFLKNLFFTVFVPGTVAGFLPWFLASGDRVSGWLALVAGFLFGFGAVVYLWCLWDFATFGRGTPAPVDAPKRLVVRGLYRYSRNPMYVGVLGVVAGWVVWFGGQMTLVVYLVLLFVAFHLRVVLHEEPSLREQFGPEYTEYRSKVARWLPVPF; this is encoded by the coding sequence ATGAGACTGTTTCTGAAGAATCTGTTTTTTACAGTGTTCGTTCCCGGGACGGTGGCCGGATTTCTTCCGTGGTTTCTTGCATCCGGGGATCGGGTTTCGGGGTGGCTCGCCCTGGTGGCCGGATTCCTATTCGGGTTCGGCGCCGTCGTCTATCTCTGGTGCCTGTGGGACTTCGCCACCTTCGGGCGCGGCACGCCGGCACCGGTCGACGCTCCCAAACGCTTGGTGGTGAGAGGCCTCTACCGATACAGCCGAAATCCAATGTATGTTGGTGTGCTGGGTGTCGTCGCGGGATGGGTGGTGTGGTTCGGAGGACAAATGACGCTCGTTGTTTATCTGGTCTTGTTGTTTGTTGCGTTCCACCTGCGCGTGGTCCTACATGAAGAACCCAGCCTTCGTGAGCAGTTTGGTCCCGAGTACACGGAGTATCGGAGCAAGGTGGCGCGGTGGCTCCCGGTACCCTTTTGA